TCTCAATTTCTCTGGCGAGGATGACGATTCAGGTGACCTATATGATGACAAAGTCATTTATTTTGACCTAAATTTTTCTGGAGACTTATATTATGAGGATTATGGGGTTGTGGTTAACTTTGCAACTTTCCTTTGGATTTGTATCTATCTCCAGGTCTTGTTTTGTGCTATTCTTTGGATAAAAAATAAGTTTATGAAGGAGATTACTACCGAGGAAACTAAATATCGTGGGTGCCTAGTTCATAAAGAAAGGGTTACTGCCCGTGGTATCGTATCTGGTTTCAATGGCTCAGGGATATTAGTCATCAGTACTTCCTCTCCAGCTCCCACGGTGTAATAGGTATATTGTTATACGATGTTGTATCCTTTACTGTTACTGTGATTCCGTTTCTTACTATCCTTAGACAATTTCGAATGGATTTCTATTCCAATGAGTTTGATGGTAAGTTTTTGATGTCCCGTATGTATGTGTTTGCATGTCAGGGGTATGTCAACTTTAGAGAATTTTTGGTGTCTACTGAGATAATTACTAATCATGACGTTATAGATAACTGTGGCCTTAACCAAGCAATGGATGATAGTTTTTTTCTTAATCTCAACTATATAATTTGTATAAGCTAGCAGTCATGATAATTAACTCCTCTAGACAGATCATACTTGATCTCCACTTGTTCTCTCGCGAGTTGAAAGGCATCATTACCCTGGTCTTTATGGAGTATGAGGTGGTTTGTTTGATTGGTTTGGCTGACTGGAACAATAAGGCTTGTTGGTGGGATGGTTTCTTCGGGGAAAGGTTTAGTAAAGATATTAGTATGTTCTGGCTTGTTGTACTAGTCCGTGTCATTTTAATttaacaaaactagtgacaaaacccctagatgaacaaactagtgataagaaaaaaccggtcatattatttctaccaaataaaaatcgtttcaaataaaactgggacaaaaaccccaaaccaaataataatgtgtaaatttagtttttgttacttttaaaaaagccaaacatacccttcgaccttttctacttcttctctgatttcttctttcttccgtctccttctcccaccatcatcatcaccagcagcaacaatggaactGCACGAGAAGAACAGCGCTGATTCAAGAGGTgaagaattcgagagacgttACCACCACCCTCCTCCGCCTCCTTCAATTCCTTAACCATCgacaccattaccaccaccaccccaACCTTAATTAAAACCCTAACCATAGTTTCATTTTCAAATTCAGAAGAAAACACAGGTGGATCTGGTGATGTTTTGATATTTCTGTAAGATTAGATGAACAaattgttgaaattagggttgcgattgtaacttcaattgaagaacaagaagaacagggATGGGTTGGTGACGAATTGATGATTGAGATCGATTTTCAAGGAAGAGATGACGGAGTGGTGATGTCAAATTTGATAACCTAATTTGTCTCATCGGCGATAGCGGtaagaaatcacaaatttcttgtaattttttgttaaatttttttcaaatttgttgGTGGAATTAGTCTGTGAGGGATCTAATTTGATGATCTATTTTTGGTCGAAGACTTTATGATTTTTGAACTAATTTTTCATTTGAAGTTTGACAAGGATCTGTATATTATTGAATGTGTACATGGATCTATACTGAAATTTTTCTGAATCAAATTTGGTTGGTTACATTTAAGCCAAGGATTAGATGTGGATACAGAGGAGAATGAAAATTTTAAGGTGGAAGCATTTATTTGAAATGGTAGATAACATTATAATCAAGGAACCAAATGTGAAATTGAAATGGAAATGCTAATTTCACAAAACTAGGATGAGtcttttggttgttgtttgatGGTGGTAGTGATTGGTTGAGATGATTTTGCGGTGGATTGAGTTGTCGATCGACAAGAAGAGATGTTGAACTGAAATGGGTTTTGTGGTGTTGGGTTTTAatagatttgattgtttgttttgttccTAGGTTATGACTGAGATGGATTTGTTGATGGCAGTGGTGACTGTAAGCTAAACTGAACTGCAGGTGATGGATTAGGATGCATATGGAACTGGGTAATAAGTTTGTTCATAATCATGGCGGCAGtggcggcggaggtggtggtgagaTAGCAAATATGAAATTGGTGGTAAGACATCAAGATCTTGCTCAAATTGTTGCTTGTATCAAATACTATCTTGAGAaagctgttgttgctggtgaGCCTGTCTCTAATCTGCTTGAAATTAGTCGTGCCCATCTAAATGAAAAGTTTGTAGTTTTGTTTTTgaatgaaaattaagtttatttGGGTTTAGGATTGATTGGGGTTTCACATTTTGACTGACCAGAAACTGTCTTTTGACAAATTTGAGTTCAAGCTAGATATCAAAACCTCCTTTGTATAATTAATATCGATTGGATACCGGCGCGCTTGTGGAACAAGGTCCGAAGAGTCACTTTTCCACATTGGAGCAACTCTTGGCATGGGAGAAGAAGCTACACCAGGAAGTTAAGGTATGCAGAATTGTACTGCTTGTTTGTGACACAAAATTGAGAACCACTAAACTAGGATATTGAACATTGAATTCATTATATATTGGAAATTTGACCTTTGATAATTCAGATTTTAATTTGCTTGTGAAGCCATTAGGTGTCTTGTTGAGTTTCAATGTAACGTGGAGCATTAGTCTTAGTCTTAATGATTGCTTATATGTGTTATATGTTGCTTGATTTTTAGGTTCTTGAAGGGGAAAATATTGAGCATGAGAAGAAGTTATCAATATTGCAATCTTTGGAATATAGGGAAATTGGAGAAGCTAAATTGGACAAGACAAAAAGCATCTGTAAAGAAGCTGCAGTCAATGATTTTGGTAACATCACAGCTGTGTCCACTACTTCATATGTTATCGTCCAAGTTAGGGACACTGAGCTTATTCAACTAGTTGAATATGCCACGGGTAACTCAATTCTCCTTgttcaattttttctttaatctacATGCTGCCAGTGTCAGGAAGTTGCTTGCATCTTAATTGTTTAGTGTTTGTAGCCTATCCAACCTTGAAATTAAATAAATCTCATGCTTAAGAATTTCATTTGTCACAATATGCATGACTTTCGCCCGATTATACTCTCCTAGGTGTCCTGATATCTTTGTTCTTGTTTGGTTATCAACTCTGTATATGTTGACCTATGTTCGTAGCTAGTAAAATGCGATgtaatcaacaatggatgtttgatTTGTGTTGATAGTCACAAAACTCATATCAGAGACTTCGAACTTGTCTACAGCTTGTTCATTAACCATGTGCTAAGTAATAAGAAATTGCTTATTTATGTCATAAAAGTATGAAATGCAGGTTCATGTACATGTGGAGGTCAATGAATCAATAACATGCAGGTTCATGTACATGTGCAGTTGAATTATgacgaaaccaattatggtttcatcttatttatgatgaaaccaattatggtttcatcatatttatgatgaaaccaaaattggttccatctatcaatgaacatgtataatatctcttataatttttcttacaGTTGAAATGAgaagcaattgcaggtggtgaATTGGATTGTGGAGCTGAGTAGATTCAGCTAGGAGATGTTGCTGCCGCTGTTTTTAgattggcagtgtgcaagtgtagttgctggtattgttgatatggttattgcagtgatgggtttgatatggttattgcagtgacaGGGTCTTGTGACGAGTTTCATTTGATGCTGCTAGTAAGCTCCGGTTGCAGCTGAAGTTAATATTATAGAGAAGGTGGTATTGGTATTGGCTTTGAGTTGGTTCTCTATGAAGAATGGTTTGAGCTGATGCTTGAGAATGGTTTTTAAGTACAGTTGCAGGTTGAGAGTGtagagaagaactgagatgcctatgttggtggtgattatgaactacagctggtgataatcagaatccatggaggaactggtgttgctctggttgaattaatatggatattgcaggtccagttgaagatcaaactgagcctgagatggagcatttgtggtgttcaggtatgagcttgaactgaaatggaaggcagtaatgcagtgggtatgggatttgaagtgaatttgtagttgcaggtgcaatgaagtgctgcaatacaatgaggaattgcatgtaaacctagatggaaagatataccaggtgaagctgagtaatgggtcttgagacataactggtggtattgctgttgaagcgcagaaaccaattatggtttcatcttatttatgatgaaaccaaaatcggtttcatcgtatttcaacaatgtatttctatccatgaagatgtataatacctcttaaaaaatttcttgccagtgatttctcacgaaaccaagatgaaaccaaaatcggtttcatcgtatttatgatgaaaccaaaatcgttTTCATCGTActtttgggaggtggtggtggtggacggtcgtggtgctggttttggtcggcggtggtcgacagtggtggtgctggatggtagggtggctggtattggtggtgcaattacgtagtatcggcggtggtggtggtggtcggagctggtggcggtggtggtcgacaatggtggtgctggatggtagggtggctggcagtggtggtgcaattgcgcagtatcggtggcggcggcggcggcggcggGGGAGCGGTGgtgtcggtggcggcggtggtggtcgatgGTGGcgtcggtggtggtcggtggcggcggcggtcggtggcggcggcggtcggtggcggtggtcggaggtggtggcggtggcggcggtggtcggaagtggtggcggtggttatcgATGGCGGCGCtgcttattggtggttgtttatttcttgttgggggtgacaatataataagaattaattaaagtgtggttgatttttgtttttgttggggtgatttaaactagaagggtaatatagacattttatattaaatggggtttttgtgaacaatttgttttgttggagtttttgtatatggatagtgacacctttggggttataactcgcggaccgtttctGAAATAAATCCTGAAGGCAATGTTGTCATTTCATTTCGGCATGTTAGTGAGATCATTTTGCCAAGATTTAAGATGGGTTTCTGGAACCAGGTGGAAATTCGGTGGTTTATGCTTTATTTTTTTTGTGCTGAATGCTTCTGAAGTTTATCCTTATATGCGTTTTCCTCGCTTGAGCAATTGGGATCTTACGATGGAATTCGATTTACATTCTTGTTGGATATTCCTTGCTGGAAGATCTTTAAGACAGTTTATACCATCGGGGGTTGGGATGTCAGTATTTATGTTTGGTATGGGTATAAGGCGGCTTCTTTTGCTGGGTACAAGTGGTCTAGTTTGATGTATACAGAAAATTTTCTCCCTTATCGGAAGGTTCTAGAGGATCTTATGATTATATTCTTTCTCTTAAAACAGTATTATTTTCAACATTTGGGATGATTGGCTGGATTTCAGTGTGCACATGTTCTGAAAATACCTCGACACAGGACCTTTAAGACATTTGACTCCTTCGACAAAGGCCTGAGAAATAAGTACATATAATTTGGGGCAAGTGTAGGATGTATTCTATTGATGGTCACAAAGATATTGTTTGGACGTGGAAAGAGTGTGTGTTTAAAGTTATTGGCTCTTATCTTAGCTACTTGTTCTTTGGTAACAGTAACGTTGTGGTTCGTCCATAAACTTCTCTCGGAGCTGACTCTGTTGTTGATGTTTTTGTTCTTAGCTGCAATTTTTCGGATTTACAACATTATTATTGCCTATATTATTATTACTATCATTCTTCCGTGGAGAAACATGATAAATTTCCTTTAAGCCAGAACTCCTCGGGGGTTCTTCGAACCTGTGTATTGTGCTTTGTTTCTTATGTGGTGTGCAAGTTCTTGTTACCCACAAGTCGTGCGGAATTTACCTATCTTGATAGAATTATCGTGTGGTTTTGGTTTGTTCTTCTACTGTTGGTTTGTAATGCTGAATACTTGTTTAGTCGTGGATGAAGCCTCTTTAGTCCTTGATGATATTTTCTGTTGTTTAGTTGCAGTCTGGAATAGTAGCACCTATCTATTTATTTCCATTTGTTGTCTTTTATACTTTCTTATGTTGTCCTTGCCTTTTGGTTTGTCTATCTGTACCAGTTTTGTTATCCTGCTTGGCTATCCCCAGCAGTTAAGGTAGACTGTTTGCCTTTTTGAAAGCCCTTGTTtaagaaaagtaaaaataaaaaacaagtttatgaacaagTTACTTTTATGATAGATGTTGAAATTATCATTGTCAATTTATTCCACCAgactttttttttcatatttgatTGATAACGAGTGTCAAACAGGTCATTAGTACCGCCACCCATAGATTTTACCACTGCGCTACACTAACGTCGGCTAACTGGACTGTTTTATACCAATTTATAGCCAAGAAAACACTTATGGAGAATCCGAAAGCAAATACCAAACGTGATTATGAACAAGTTAATTCTGAATTTACCTCCCAATTCCAGGCACCTGTAAAGGCGACATACTTAGGAATGCTAGCATCCCCATAAGATAAGGAGTTATTGGCACTCCCTGCTATCAAGTGATGAACACTTCCTCCTATATCGAATACGTCCAGAAGGATTTGTACAGTGATCCCATCATTTAACTACAAAGAATGCATTGTATTAAGCAAGGGATTTGGTTTTAACCATTTtgccttcatttttttttttggcattaaAATGAGATTTTACCCAGCGCTGCCCTGACATGACGTAAATAACCTTTGTCCCTTTAATGCTTCCAATGTTGAATTTTCGACCTAACAACAGTTCCATAATTCATGAGATGGAAATAAACATATTTTTGTAGCATCAGTAAATTCTAAAACCTTGGAAATTTTGAAACATGCAGTAAATTCGGTAATAAAAGATTAACACCTTAGGAAGCTACAACTTAAGAAAATTATAAAACTTGACTGATCATCAACCGCTTTGACTGATCACCTATGATGATTTCTCATTTTGCAAGAGTATTTCTTGATGCTCCAATCAATTCGATGAACTTGATCGTAACATTAAGAGTATTAACAGCTGCCAAAGAACTGAGGAATGTAGATACTGGTGTTCCTTCTCCACCTGCCAAATCTGATACCCCTCTAATAACGATAGATGGAACGTTACTTGACATGGCCGTCTGTATTTGTAATATCCGTCAGTCATTTCATCAATCAATAATAAAAGATTATtagtaagaagaaaaaaaattactatatttTTAAACTCACCATTACTATGGCAGAACTCTCTTCATCAACAGTTGAGACTTGGAAttctttgaaaagaaaatttctaTAAGCAGCATTGTCTAAGAATATATCAGCTGTAGCACCTCTCAATCCATATTCTACCTTTGGAACTCTTGGCAAACACGAGGTAGCGTTCTCACATCGTTGAAATTCCAAACACTGTCGTATGCAAGCAACTGTTTCAATTGAACAGTATCTGTAATAGATTTTCCAGGCATAATTGTGAAGTTTTCTCACCTTCAGCTGTGCTGCAAGGTTGAACCAAGTTTTGTCTACTTCAAGCCAAAACACTTCTTTCATGGGTTGCCCAACAGAAAAAAATTCCTCCGGTTTAAATGCAATTTCCCCCAATAGGTTTTGTCCCTCTTTCGGAAGATTGTAATTTCCAATCTTCATTTCTGTAAATTTATCCACATTTTTTGATCCCAAATTCTGCAACATAATATGAATACAGATAAGTTTTGAAAATATTATTGTCGATTTATTTCACTAGACTCTTTTTACGTTTGATTGATAACGAGTTACCAACACATTACGTGTCATTATAGATTTTATCACTGTACTACACCGACATCGGCTAGCTAGATTTTTTATACTAATTTATAATCAACAAGTCACTTCAGAAGAATCCGAAAGCAAATACTAAACGAAACTATGAACAAGTTAATTCAGAATTTACCTCCCAATTCCAGGAACCCGTAAAGGCAACATATTTTGGAATGCTAACATCCCCATAAGATAAGGAGTTATTAGCACTCCCTGCTATACCGTAATGAACAATTCCTCGTATATCGAATACGTCCAGAAGGATTTGTACAGTGATTCCGGCATTTAACTACAAACATGAATCGTATTGAATAAgcaagacttttttttttcttttaataagtATACAGGAAACCCCTTTGCCTGAATCGGTGATACATGACACACAGTTCAGAAGAACCATGATTATTAAATAAGCAAGACAACTAGAACCATTTTGCCTTTATTTTTTTGGCGGGGAATTGAGATTTTACCCTGCGCTGCCCCGACATGACGTAAATAACCTTTGTCCCTTTAATGCTTCCAATGTTGAATTTTCTACCTACCAACAGTTGCATGATTCATGAGATGGTAATAAACATATTTTTGGATCATCAATTCTGGATTTTGTTATTGCACGCTGAAAATGAATAAACGAGTTTGGAACTTGAATaaagtgatttttttttaatctattgttttttgctaagaaaaaagaaaaatcaaagataaaagaaagaaaagaaaaaggtgacGTGGCAACTGTAAGATCCAATAATAATGGAGATAGAAAGGATGCCGCCTACCAGACAAGTCAACGGAAGGGTTGTGACAGTTGGGGATGAACACACCAGAAGCTTGAAGAGCCATTTCTTCAGTAGAGTAAGCCATCACCACCCCGATATAAGGTCCTTTCCGATTGATTCTGTCGAGCAATTCACGCTTTGGATGATTCCATCTCACCAGATTCTGGTGCTGTGAAGAAGCTAAACAACAGGTTGAAGAGATTTGTACCACTAGTATTATTACTACAACCATGATATTCAAAATTGTCATTCCATTGCACCATGACCGCTTAACCGGAGTCAAAACTGACTGATGGGTGTTCATTCTCTTCGATTGATTACAGTGAAAATGCTCTCTCGTGATGGTGAATCTGCATAGGACTGGTGTGCAGATTTATAGACTAGCAATCCATTATTTATTGAGAAAAATAGTCAACTCTCAATTATTTTATGGATAAACGTGTTACATGCCCAAACTTCAAATCTGCCAGACCATGTGATTGAGCTAGCCATCATTGTTGCTTCAGTACAAAAATAATGGTAGTTGGGGTTGGGGACTCAAAATGCAGTAATTTTGATCAGATACAGCTTTAACAGGGAATATTGACCAGTCCTGAAAATGGAAAACAGTCTTCAGTCACACAACAGCAAAGAGAATAAAGGTAAAGCAGCCGCAGCTTCAGCAACTGATCTTTCCTGCAAAAAGTCAGTTAATTGAGTAAACCAACACAGAGCTGCAGTCAAGCTAAACAACCGAGTAAATTCTTCCTTCAGTTGGAAAGTTCAATAAGTCGGCATATTACAAAAATGTGAACATATTATTTCTACATCTGAATGTCCGACCTAGTTTTCATTTATTCTATGTAGAACGAAACAGCTGATTTCGGCCAGAATGATCTAACTGCGGGGAGACTGGAGATCCATACCCAAAACTATCACATGATAACATAATTCTGATCTTCTAAGTTTGTGCCTATAGCACTTTGACTTTTGGTAATAATCCAATAAATTCAACCATGCCTGCAAGTTACGAAGTCAAGAACTATTGCAATAATTATCAGTAGATTTTTGGGCGCAACTGGACATATACGAGAATGTAATCATAGAATTACGCATTTTATTCAGCAGGATCACCTACTTTAATATTATTTGGAAGCCTACAACAATAACACTCATTTAAGTTCAACCTTTAGACAGTTAAAAATTTACAGGTCGGATCTATGGGATCTTACTGAACATACATAATACCAGTATACACCAAGACTATTATCTATCCTGACAATGAACTAAACTAAAAGGAGAAACCAGCATACCTGAAACCAATTCCGTGTTTCGTCGTTGCAAGGATCAGTGCACATTTATAAAATGATGGAAACATGAGTCATTGTCTTATACCTGAGGAACCACATTTTCAGAAGAAAAATGGATAAAACCCAAAAATCTATACTTTTCTTTCATTGCTTCTTTTATACTTTCTCAAGCTAAATTTATGAGGAGCATAAAACCCAAAAATCTATCTGAAATGGATTACCAGATAGTAAATACATTGCCTTAAAGGCAAAGCTGTTCCCCCTAGAGTTGCACAAAAGAAGCAATGAAATATACAAAAATGCTTGTACAAAAAAAGGTGCGCCACAAGAGATTATCTATGAAATTATCTGTAGTTTTATTCTTTCGGGGCATTTGTTTCCTTCTAGACATGGCAGCTAATGACATACAGAATTGCGACTAAAACTGCCAAGGGATCATCAGATGTTGGGGCGTTTGTCTCCGATAAGAAATGGAGTCTTTATAGGCATTTTAGATGcagctattttaatagcttctcTGGCTACATTTTCTGTAACTCCACCAATTTCATAGATTATCCTACATGGTTGAACACAGCTACTCGAAATGCTGGATTTCCTTTTCCCCTACCCATACACACTTATGCAGGTTTTTGTGTAACAGGTTTTTCAGCATATGCATAGTTTTGCACCAGCTTTAGTATACCGTGTCATTACTCGTCTCCCTGCTTCTATTTGTTTAGCTGTGATCCAAGAGTGATCAAGTGCCTGAAGAGCATAACTACCGAAACTGACATGATTGCCTTGATGAGATATTCCTTTCATTGTTCCTTTAAAATGTTTTCGGTATCTGGTTGTCCCCTGCATTCATATAAAAAAATCTGAGTTAGTAGCGCATTCTATTAAGCTGGGATCCAAGAGTGATGCATGTGTTTTTATATGTATGCTAATGATGCCTGAAATATCAGAAAAGATAGTGAAGATTCATCTTGCAGGACGGTAATGCGACTATGCACGCTGAATCAAGAACACTAATAAAACAATTTAGGATGCCATGGATACGGACACTAAGCAAACAAAGACATTCCCCCATCTAATTATTTCCTGATtcaccaaaaaaattaaaaacttaaCAATTTTGTTATCTGACAGTATAGTGGCAGCATCCAAGAGCTAAGCCTAGCTCTGACACATATTCAGTACGAGTTACAAAAGTGTTGATACATAATCACATGTAAAATTTGTTTACTTTATGCAAGACAAGAGAAGATCAATTCTTTAATACTACTGTAAGGTAGAGCTGCATGTGTTTGCATATAAGTAGTCGAGGCCTGGCTGATACGTTACTCCACTAAGGACATCAGTTAATCTCACAATGAacaaatcaatttcaaacaattTGAGAAGAAGTTCACACAGAAGGCGAACACGCGAATGAGGCAATCACATGAATTTTAATTTAGTAGAAAAATTATAGAATTCAGCAGGAGGCTCCTAATTTACACAAATGCAGAGTTGAGATAAATTTCAAAGATGTTTCCATTCCTATTCTAACCAGTGTGCTATCATAATGCACAAGCTCAGGAATGACATAATTAAATGAAAGCATAATGAAAGCCTATCTATCACATCCTCTACTGCAGGTGGGAGATTTCTCAGATTCACGTTCTCTGCAACAACAGTGTTAATCTGACAACAGTGAAGTAAAATTCGGACAAAGTAAATTTCTCTCTTCGAATTAAAGTACGAAAGTTAAGTTACTCTATCAGAACAACAAGGTGAAAGCGGGAGATGATCGATAAATCAGGAGAAGGAGAAGGATAGTAGGCCTTAGTAACATAAAAGGTAACCAGAGATAATTAAATGAAAGGCAAAGCATATACTTAGTCAATACAGTAACCAGAGATAATCTAACTTattactacctccgtttcaaaaagaaaTTCTTGTAAATTGAAACAGTTGAATGTAGAATACAGTTCATGATGATGAAATGTCTGTGATTAACATTCTAGACAAGTGATTGAGCAGAATATATTACTTGGATTACTCCTGAATTAAACATTTAAGGCTAAATCGAGCAAACAAACAAAACTCTagggagagaagaaaaaaaaaaaggaaaaaaaaaaggattgatTGATTCGATTACTTTACCATTAGGAGAAGACTTGATTTGTAATGGAGTTGAAACTGAAATCCTCTAACCGGCCCCAATAACCATTACTACTACTAGTTTGAGATGATTGAAACAAATGAAGTGATTTCATCAAAGCATTCAGTGTCTGCTGCTTCGAtacaattgaagaagatgaagaagaacccaTTAAACTCCATGATCTCCTAATCAACtgattcatctttttttttttgagagaagtcacggagaaagaaaaagaaatacagAACAAACCctggaaaaacaaaaatgaagaagaagacgtATTAATGGGCCTTAGCTTGATCCGTTGTGTTTGAAATTGGGCTTGGTCTTGTAAGCTGATTCACCTGACTCTGGGGGTGTGCAACAGTTGGATGGTTGCGGATTAGAGATCACCCGTGTCCAAACCGTTTAAGTTGTGGATTTGGGAAATCAAGCAGTGTCTGTTTCAATCATCCGCGGATTTCACATCATTAGCAAGTTTTCTACATCTTTCCTGAGGCAGTGAAATATTTGATTGACTTAATTCTGTTCTGTAAAACGTAATAACTCGATCATTCGGAAACAATACAGTATACATTGCTGAAATTCCAATACTTTTCTTTAATAGCTTCCATTTACCAGTAGAAGTTTCACCCAGAATGAAGAGAGAAAAGATTAAAACCGAGAAAACTATAACAGATTTTACATGGTTGATCAACTCTCTCTGaggtgtgtgtatatatatacctGTGTGAGTGAGAGTGTTTTGAGTATATATGTAGGCAGTAAGTAAGCGaagtaattttgttaacgacaAGGAATTACGCCTTTAATCTAATCCAACTTAGATCTAGCTCTGTTGAGGTAATTTTGCTCAACTTACAGTCTGTGTCTCTGGTTTTTGTG
This is a stretch of genomic DNA from Papaver somniferum cultivar HN1 chromosome 1, ASM357369v1, whole genome shotgun sequence. It encodes these proteins:
- the LOC113278467 gene encoding bark storage protein A-like isoform X1, with translation MNTHQSVLTPVKRSWCNGMTILNIMVVVIILVVQISSTCCLASSQHQNLVRWNHPKRELLDRINRKGPYIGVVMAYSTEEMALQASGVFIPNCHNPSVDLSGRKFNIGSIKGTKVIYVMSGQRRLNAGITVQILLDVFDIRGIVHYGIAGSANNSLSYGDVSIPKYVAFTGSWNWENLGSKNVDKFTEMKIGNYNLPKEGQNLLGEIAFKPEEFFSVGQPMKEVFWLEVDKTWFNLAAQLKVRKLHNYAWKIYYRYCSIETVACIRQCLEFQRCENATSCLPRVPKVEYGLRGATADIFLDNAAYRNFLFKEFQVSTVDEESSAIVMTAMSSNVPSIVIRGVSDLAGGEGTPVSTFLSSLAAVNTLNVTIKFIELIGASRNTLAK
- the LOC113278467 gene encoding bark storage protein A-like isoform X2 — protein: MNTHQSVLTPVKRSWCNGMTILNIMVVVIILVVQISSTCCLASSQHQNLVRWNHPKRELLDRINRKGPYIGVVMAYSTEEMALQASGVFIPNCHNPSVDLSGRKFNIGSIKGTKVIYVMSGQRRLNAGITVQILLDVFDIRGIVHYGIAGSANNSLSYGDVSIPKYVAFTGSWNWENLGSKNVDKFTEMKIGNYNLPKEGQNLLGEIAFKPEEFFSVGQPMKEVFWLEVDKTWFNLAAQLKCLEFQRCENATSCLPRVPKVEYGLRGATADIFLDNAAYRNFLFKEFQVSTVDEESSAIVMTAMSSNVPSIVIRGVSDLAGGEGTPVSTFLSSLAAVNTLNVTIKFIELIGASRNTLAK